GATGCTGCTAAGGCGGCTGACTTTATCATGATTCTGCTGCCAGATGAGGTGCAGAAAAGCGTATACAAGCAGGAAATTGAACCCCATTTAACAGAAGGGAAGGTACTTGCCTTTGCCCACGGCTTTAATATTCACTTTGGTCAAGTCGTTCCACCCAGTAATGTAGATGTGGTGATGGTGGCACCGAAAGGTCCGGGACATTTAGTAAGACGGACTTATGAACAGGGACAAGGCGTACCTTGTTTATTTGCCGTCTACCAGGATGCAACGGGTCAAGCACGCGATCGCGCGATGGCATACGCTAAAGGTATTGGTGGCACCCGCGCTGGAATTCTAGAAACCAGTTTCCGAGAAGAAACCGAAACTGACTTATTCGGTGAGCAAGCCGTATTGTGTGGTGGCTTGAGTGCGCTGATTAAGGCTGGGTTTGAAACCCTAGTAGACGCTGGTTATCAGCCAGAATTGGCTTACTTTGAATGTCTACATGAAGTCAAGTTAATTGTTGACTTAATTGTAGAAGGGGGCTTAGCCAAAATGCGCGACAGCATTTCTAATACGGCTGAATATGGCGACTACACGCGCGGTCCTCGGATTGTAAATGAGCAAACACAGGCAGAAATGCGTAAGATTCTGCAAGAAATTCAATCTGGTCAATTTGCGAGGGAATTTGTGCTGGAAAATCAGGCTGGTAAACCCGGATTTACTGCTATGCGCCGTCAGGAAGCAGAACACCCAATTGAGGAAGTCGGTCAAGATTTGCGAGCGATGTTTAGCTGGATGAAGAAAGACTAAAAAGTAAGCCTAGTATTAAAGTGCAACAGCTGGGCGATGCTGAATCCAAGGTTTAGCTGCTTCCAGCTGGGCTGCTAGGGCAATAATCGTAGTTTCGGCAGCTGGGCGACCAACGATCTGAATGCCGATTGGTAGACCATTGGAGTCAAAACCTGTTGGGATGGCGATCGCTGGTTGTCCGCTGGCATTAAACGGCGGACAGGGACCAACCCAACTAATAATCTTTTGTAATGTCTCTTCCGGACTAAGTTCAGCCCACTCACCAATCCGAATCGGTTGATGCATATAAGTTGGTAGCACCAGCACGTCTATTGAGTCAAAGAACGCCACAATGCTTCGTGCAATCACTTGCACCTGGGCAACAGCTTGTAAGTAATCACCAGCAGAACCTGCTTGCTCGATCAGCCAACGATTCATCAGTTGCAAGACTTCTTTAGGAATTCCAGCGGCACCTACTCCACTCTGCCAAACTTTTGTAAACGGCTCAGTCAACCCAGAGAAATCAGGACAACCCGGTTCAACTGTGTGTCCCAGTTCTTCCAGTAGCTTAACCGTCTCTAGCACTGCCTGCTGACACACCGCGTCAGCTTCTCCTAAAGGTGGTACTTTTGTAGTATAAGCAACTCGTAATTGCTGACAGTTTCTGGGATGATCGGCGGCAGCAAGAAATGATGGCTCTGGATCGGGCAACCAGTAGGGATCGCCCGTTACATAACCTGACATAACATCCAGTAGCGCCGCTGCATCTGCAACGGTACGAGCTAAGGGACCAAGTGAGGCAAGTCCATTTAGGCGATCGCCCACTGGAGCGTAAGATACCCGACCCCGCGCTGGCTTAATCCCCACCAACCCACAACAGGAGGCAGGACCGCGAATTGAGCCACCTGCATCAGAGCCTTGAGCGATCGCACATAATCCTGCTGCCACAGATGCCGCTGCACCGCCACTTGAACCGCCTGGGGTATAATCTAAATTCCAAGGATTTCGAGCAGGTGGAAATCCAGCTGGCTCAGTATAGGGGAGTGAACCTAGTTCAGGTGTAGCTGTTTTACCAAGAATAATAAACCCTGCCTGCTTAATCCGAGTTACTACCCTGAAATCATAGGTAGCTATCTGGTTCATCAATGCACGTGAGCCCAAGGTACAGCGGACACCAGCAACAAAACAAAGGTCTTTGATTGAAATCGGCACCCCAAAAAAAGGTGGCAGTTCTGAGGTATCGACCGCGTGAGTTAGTTGTTCGGTCTTGGCTTTGGCATCTGTGATCGCTGCTTCTGCTATCACTGTAAAATAACTGCCTAACTGGAAATCTATCTGCTGAATGCGGTCTAGGTAAAGCTGCACCAACTCCAGGGGTGATATTTCCTTAGCACGAACTAGCCGTGCCTGTTCTAGAGCAGGGGTAAAAGCTAAATCAACTGGATTCATGCTTACTGCTACCTCAAGACACATCAACTTCAAGCTCACTTTAGCTTACAAGAAGGGGTGAGGGATGAGGGGCGAGGAAAAACCACCAATCACAAATTTTTTTACCCAGTTCTTCCTAAAGCTACTACTGCATTCTGACCGCCAAAGCCGAAACTGAAACATAGTACATGCTCAGTCTCACTTTGACGCGGTATTGTCACCAAATCTAAATCAAATTCTGGTTCTTGCATTCCTACACAAGGTGGCAACAGTTGATATTTCAATGCCATTAGGCAGAAAGCAGCCCCCAAAGCTCCAGAAGCTCCTAATGTGTGACCAGTAGCTCCCTTGGTAGAACTAACCGGTACGCCTTGGGGAAACAACTGCTGAATCAATTGTGCTTCATTCCGGTCGTTCAGCTGGGTAGCAGTACCGTGAGCGTGGATGTAATCGATGTCAGATAGTGAGAGTTTACTGCGCTCTAAACACTGCTTTACGGCTGCGATCGCACTCCTACTACCGGGCTCTGGTGCGTTTGCATGATATGCATCAGCTGTCAAGCCAAAACTCAGCACTTGACCATAAACTTTTGCAGCTCGCCGCCTTGCTAATTGAGCTGATTCCAACATCAGCACAGTTGCACCTTCTGCCAATACCAACCCTTGTCTGCGGCGTTCAAAAGGATAAGCTCCAGTTGAAGCCAAGGCTCCCATTCGGTTAAATCCAGCGAGCGTTAACGGTGTAATCGGCGCTTCTACTGCTCCGGCAATGACTCGTTGACATTGCCCAGTTTCTATCAGGTAAGCAGCTTGAGCGATCGCCCAAATTCCTGTGGCACAAGCTGCCATTGGTGCTAATACTACGCCAGTTGACTGAACTTGACGAGCAACTGCGATCGCACTCATATGAGGCAGCGTATCCAACCAGTGCTCTAAGCTAACATCGGCAGACTTTGTTTGTGTACTCGTTTGTCGTGCCAGCTGTTCCCACGATGCCTGATGACTTCGGCTAGAACCAATTACGACTCCACAATCTGGTAACGGTGGAACCAGCCTAGCATCTTCTAAGGCAGACGCAACGACCAGCTGAGTCAGTGATTTTAACCCAGCTGGTTGACTGCTAATCAGCCCTAGGGGAAGTGTTTTGAGTTCTGGAAATGGTTGATGCAGGCAAATACCAGATTTACCAGATATTAGCTTTTGCCAAGTTGCCTCTAAGCTTGTGCCTAAAGGTGAAACCATACCAATTCCAGTGACAAAAACTTCCACTTTAAGAGCAGGGGGAGCAGGGGGAGCAAGGGAAGATTCAATATATATTTATCCTTCATCCTTCCTTCTGTCTGCTGTTTCTTGTGCCTCTAGTGTGCCTCTAGCCTGATAACTATTGGTTACCTTGTTTGAGGTTTTCTATTCCCTGAGTTACCCTAGCTGACTCAATGCGATCGCCCTGCTGAATTTGATCAACTGTATTCATCCCATCGGTCACATAGCCAAACACAGCATAGCTCCCATCTAGAAAAGCGAGGTCGGCCAAAGCAATATAAAACTGCGAGGAAGCTGAGTTTGGCTGCTGCGATCGAGCCATTGCTACGGCACCACGAGTATGCTTTAACTCTGGGGGGGATGAAATACCTGCACTCTCCAAGGTTCGACCGTAAATTGGAGCTTGTGCATCTTCAGGCTTAATTTCTAAAGGAATATTCCGCTCAGCACCAGCTTTTGGGTCAATAAAACCGCCAGTTCCTAATCTTTGAGTGGGAAAGTTAGGGTCCTTACTCTGCGGATCGCCCCCTTGAACTACAAAAGGTTGCGGCTGCCGGACAACTCGATGAAACACTAGCCCATCGTACACTCCCCGCTGGACAAGATCGACAAAGTTGCCTGCGGTGATTTGGGCATTTGTTCCGTCTACTTCGATGGTAATGGGTGAGCCATTGACCGTCATTACCACTGTCGCCTTACCTTCTAGAACTGGTAAATCTTTCATTTCTGGACTACTCGCCTGAGTAGTAGGTACAGATGTGGTCTCAGTAGCTGAGGAGTTTGGGGAAGATAGGGTTGCAGCCTGATCGGGTGAACATCCTCCTAACACTAACCCACTAAGAATTAAAATCGAAATCAACCATTGCCGAATTTTTAGCTGCATGTATGTCTATCACTGACTCAACCAGCGTCCCTTATTATCTCATGCCATCCCTATACTGACCAAAAAGCAGTGAGGGATTAAGAGAGCAAGGGATACAGGGGCAATTTCTCCGCGTCACCGCGTCACCGCGTCACCGTGTCCTCTTCCTCGCCCTGATTTCGGTTATAGACCTTCAAGTGGTACTCCCAAAAATCGAGCCAGCCCCGCACCTTCATTTTCCAGTTTGGTTAAGGATATTGGCTGTCCCACCCGCGTCAGCGGTAGGTTTCTTCTACCCTTGACACGCAAATACAATACCCGACGTGGATTTAAGCCTTCCTTTATTTCCACGCGCACAGCCTGCACGTCTTCCATTTTGGAGTTAATCTCAATTTGGCGGTTCTTCCCCGGAAAACCCCAGCGAAAGATGCGGACTTCGCCCGTCTCTTTGTTAAATTCGTTGTAACCGCCCCCCACATCTAAGATGGTAACAGTCCATAGGTAAAGAGCTAGTAGCAAGCCTGCAACGCCATAAAACCCCATTGCTAAACCTTGGGGGATAAATACGATTTCGCTCAGATCGGCAAAGGGGAGTAAATTAACCTTGAAGTAACTGGAAAGCGCAGCCAGTAAAAAGCCTGTTGCTCCTATAGAGACGACCGTTGCCCACCAGTAGTTACTGAAGCGACGAGAGCCTAGAACCTTTTGATGGAGAATGCTTGAAGCGGAGCTACCCGCGTTCGCTGAATTGTCTGGATTGGTGGTTGTTGATGCCGTCATTTAACTACCCTGCTCAGTCAATAAGCTTGAGACAGTTTTCTACTTCATTATCATTCATAGCAAGGTTACTGACCTAACTTTAAGAAAATACTGAGCTACTTGTGTCAAATTGTAAAATTTCTGATATCTAGTATAGTTATACCCCAACGCTAAAAACCTAATCACACCTGTTGGGGTTAGGCTAAAAGCGGGAATAATGTGATAAGTTAAGAAACATTAATAAATCACAACCTGGGCTACCAGTAAGTGGTACAGGGTTTGGGCAGACCCTTTGAGAAGGTAGCTAGCTGTCTTTAGCAGCGATTTTCTCATAAATTTCAGATGCTTGATGCAGTTGAAAATGTCAAAATGTTAATCCCTCAGAAACTTTGCAATTTTAGTAAACGAGAGGATTTTAGTTAAATGACGATTGCAGTTGGACGCGCACCCAGTAGTAGAGGGTGGTTTGACGCCATAGACGACTGGTTAAAGCGCGATCGCTTCGTATTTATCGGCTGGTCGGGATTACTACTATTTCCCTGCGCCTACATGGCATTAGGGGGATGGCTGACAGGCACAACGTTTGTCACATCATGGTACACCCACGGCATCGCCAGTTCCTACCTAGAAGGATGCAACTTCCTAACAGTAGCAGTATCAACCCCAGCTAACACAATGGGACACTCACTGCTATTCTTGTGGGGACCAGAAGCACAGTGGGACTTCACTCGCTGGTGCCAACTAGGGGGACTGTGGACATTCGTTGCCTTACACGGAGCATTTGCCCTAATCGGGTTTATGCTGCGGCAATTTGAAATTTCGCGCTTAGTGGGGATTCGCCCCTATAACGCGATTGCCTTCAGCGCGCCGATTGCGGTATTTGTCAGCGTGTTCTTACTCTACCCGCTCGGACAATCAGGCTGGTTTTTTGCCCCCAGCTTTGGAGTAGCGGCAATTTTCCGCTTCATCCTGTTCGTGCAAGGGTTCCATAACTTTACGCTCAACCCCTTCCACATGATGGGAGTTGCAGGAGTATTAGGTGGAGCATTGCTGTGTGCGATTCATGGTGCGACCGTGGAAAACACCTTGTTTGAAGATGGGGATAGTTCCAGCACTTTCCGTGCCTTCAACCCCACCCAAGCGGAAGAAACCTACTCAATGGTGACGGCTAACCGCTTCTGGTCGCAGATCTTTGGCATTGCCTTCTCCAACAAGCGCTGGCTGCACTTCTTCATGCTGTTTGTGCCAGTCACTGGCTTGTGGATGGCAAGCGTCGGCATCGTCGGCTTGGCGTTGAACTTGCGGGCGTATGACTTCGTCTCTCAAGAGTTGCGCGCCGCGGAAGACCCAGAGTTTGAAACGTTCTATACCAAAAACATTCTGCTGAATGAGGGCATCCGTGCTTGGATGGCTCCTCAAGATCAGCCTCACGAGCAATTCCAATTCCCTGAGGAGGTACTGCCCCGTGGAAACGCCCTATAATGCCCCTTTTGGCAATAGTTCTCTTGCCCTAGGTGGCGGTCGTGACCAAGAGTCGTCCGGTTTTGCCTGGTGGGCCGGTAACGCCCGTCTAATTAACTTATCTGGTAAACTGCTTGGTGCTCACGTAGCCCATTCCGGTTTGATTGTTTTCTGGGCTGGAGCAATGACTTTATTTGAAGTTGCTCACTTCATTCCAGAAAAGCCCATGTACGAACAGGGCTTAATCCTGCTGCCACACCTTGCCGCTGAAGGATGGGGTGTTGGCGTTGGTGGTGAAGTTATCGACACCTTCCCCTACTTTGTAGTTGGTGTGCTGCACTTGATTTCCTCGGCAGTTCTGGGTTTCGGCGGTATTTATCATGCCGTTCGTGGTCCCGACACCTTAGAAGAGTACTCCGGCTTCTTTGGTTACGACTGGAAAGACAAGAACAAGATGACCAGCATTCTCGGGTTCCACTTGATCATTCTAGGAATCGGTGCCTTCCTGCTGGTACTTAAAGCTATGTTCTTTGGAGGTCTATACGATACCTGGGCACCTGGTGGTGGTGATGTTCGCGTCATTACTAACCCGACACTGAACCCAGCGGTTATCTTCGGTTATGTCCTGAAGTCTCCGTTCGGTGGCGAAGGTTCGATCGTCAGTGTAAATAACCTGGAAGACGTTGTTGGTGGTCACATTTGGGTTGGTCTAATCCTGATCTTTGGTGGCATTTTCCACGTTCTCACCAAGCCCTTTGCTTGGGCACGTCGCGCTTTCATCTGGTCCGGAGAAGCTTACCTCTCCTACAGCTTGGGCGCTGTGTCCCTGATGGCCTTTATTGCAACCTGCTACGTCTGGTTTAACAATACTGTTTATCCCAGCGAATTCTATGGTCCTACGGGTCCAGAAGCATCTCAAGCTCAGGCACTGACCTTCTTGATTCGTGACCAACGCTTGGGTGCAAACGTCGGTTCTGCTCAAGGTCCTACGGGCTTGGGTAAATACCTGATGCGCTCTCCCACTGGTGAGATTATCTTTGGTGGTGAAACAATGCGCTTCTGGGATGTCCGCGCTCCTTGGCTGGAGCCGCTGCGCGGTCCCAATGGTCTTGATTTGGACAAGATCAAGAACGATATTCAGCCTTGGCAAGCTCGTCGTGCAGCTGAGTACATGACTCATGCTCCTCTGGGTTCTCTGAACTCTGTAGGTGGTGTAGCTACGGAGATTAACTCCTTTAACTTTGTGTCTCCCCGTTCTTGGTTGGCGTGCTTTCACTTTGTCATGTTCTTCTTCTTCCTGGTTGGTCACTTGTGGCACGCAGGTCGTGCACGTGCAGCAGTTGCTGGCTTTGAGAAAGGCATCAACCGTGAAACCGAGCCAGTGCTAGCTATGGGTCCAATCGACTAGGCTGCAATAGCAGTATTTCGTCCACAATCAGAAATTAAATTAGAGGCTCCTGTTTTACGCAGGAGCTTTTTTTGAATATCATTGTTTTAGCTATCTGCCGCTAAATGAAGAACATGAGGCGATCGCGGTCTTAGCACAGCCCGACTCGAAGCCCGAAACATACATACCATAACAGGGTTTTTCATACTCCCGCACCTAAAGACAGCTCCTTAGCGTAGCAACTCCTCCATTTGATTTTGACTACAAAGCCTGCGGTATAGACCTGGTTGTTGCAAGAGTTCGCTATGAGTACCAGTCTGGACGATTTCACCTTTGTCCATGACAAAAATTCGGTCAGCTGTGGCAGCAGCAGATAGTTGGTGGGAAATAAAGACAACCGTTTTGCGTTGGGTGCCTTGGGAAAGATTGTGCAAGATTTCTGTTGCTGTTTGATTGTCCACACTGGAGAGAGCATCATCCAAAATCAGCACTGGTGCATCGACTAGCAAAGCCCGAGCGAGAGCAGTTCGCTGCCGTTGACCCCCAGAAAGGGTAATGCCACGCTCGCCTACAATTGTTTCATATTGCTGGGGAAAATTGAGAATTTCTGGGTGAATCTGGGCTTGTTTAGCACTGTATTCTACTTCTGAGTGTTCACTCAGAGGGTCACCGTAGCGGACATTGTTTTTGATTGTGGTGCTAAACAGGAAACTATCTTGAGGGACGTAGGCGATCGCACTGCGTAAATCTGCCAATTTCAGTTGGGTAATATCGTATCCATCCAAAAATAATTGCTCTGCCTCAATATCTAACAAGCGAGGGATGGCATTCGCCAACGTTGATTTCCCCGAACCAATCGGTCCCACGATCGCGACTGTTTCCCCTGGCTTTATCGTAAAATTTACATCCTTTAGCGCTGGTGCGGTAGAGCCTGGATAGGTATAACTGAGATGTCGAGCCGTTAGCCTCCCCCTCACCTGTTCCTGGGGCAGATGAATGGAATTATCTGCGTCTTTAATTTTGGGTGTAACCGTAAGAATTGACTCGATCCGGTCAATACTGACTTCACCCCGTTGGTAAGCAGTAATGGTAAACCCTAACAGTGCAGTGGGAAAAACTAGACGCTCCACATAGAGGATTAAAGCCAAAAAATCACCCACACTCAGAGTTCCAGCGGCAATCTGGCCTGCCCCCAGCCACAGCAGAATTAGTAAGCTGATGTATGCCAATCCTCCCACTAAAGGGAACAATGTATTCCGCGTTTTTGCTAGCTTTAGGTTTGCTGCCAGTAACTGCTGATTATTCCGACGGAAGGCACGGCGTTCGTTCTCCTCTTGAGCATAGATTTTAATCAGAGCCATGCCGCTCATATCTTCCTGGATCAACTCACTGATGGTAGAGAGTCTCTCCTGTACTTCCATCTGTTCGTTGCGGAGGCGATCGCTAAAAAGTTGTACCAAAATCAGCATGAAGGGATAGACGGCGATCGCGGCTAAAGTCAATTCCACGTTAATCGTCAGCATCACAGGTAGTGTCAGAGCGTAGGCAAATATTGTATTTGCCAAACTCAGCACTGCAAAGCCCAATAACCGCCGGATATTTTCTACATCACTCGTGGCGCGGTTAATCAAATCTCCAGCAGTATTGGCATTAAAATAAGACGGCTCCAACTGTAGTAAGTGTTGAAAAATCTTTTGTTTCAGATCAAACTCCACCTGCCGCCCCACTCCAAACAAGGCGACACGAGACACCATGCGGATTACCCACATCACGGAGCTGAGTACGATAATCAGCGCTACATAGCGTAAAACTTGATCGAAGCTGAACGTAACCTGAAGTCTGTCAATGATGTTACGAATCAGCAAAGGGATGTAAACACCCACGGCATTGACGACAAGCAGAGCCAAGATACCTACGGTAGCCTGTCGCCAATGAGGACGTAGGTATGAACCGAGTTTAGAGAGCCGCGATTGAGCCATTACAGCAATTGAGCAACTTTGCTGATTCTAGAACTATCACGGCTGTTGTTGTCTTCTAGCTGTTGGAGGAATATTCAACTGCTAGTAGTTGAAACTCTAGCTGGGCTCAAGTTCTACAACCATAGGATAGTCAGGTACATCGAGTGTGATTTGTTTTGGGTTAGTATCCTGCTTCACCCACTGAGTGGACTTGTTCGGCAGGTATGTTGTTGCTTTAGCAATTGGCGTGTTTAATGTCAGCGTTACCTGTTGGGTAGGAACGTTGATATATTGTCTGGCATTCACCTCAAAGCCGGAAACTTCTTGCCACAGAACTAAGTAAAACTTCTTGTCACGCTTCTGCAACAAAGTATGATGTACATTTGTTGTGTTGCCGCTCAAGACATAGTCTAAAGCTGTTGGCGTGAAGTTAGGTCCTGGATCTTTTAACACCCTGATCAGGTTTTTGAGTGCTACAAAAGCGGGCTTTTCCGAGCCATCGTGACGCAATAGCCCGAAGTTTTTGTAGAGATTATTGCCATCATTCGACTCGTTAATCAACTCATAGCCAAAGGTTCGGTGAATACCGTAGTTAAACTGTTCTAGGAACAACCGAGGGTAATATTTTCCAGCAACTTCCTCTGGTACACCCATATGCCCCTCCGCTGAGGTTGTATTGTGATAGCCTGTCTCAACCGTAACTACTGGCTTCGACCCACCATATTTCCGGATTAAATCTACATTCCACTTCAGGCTCCCGTAGCCATTAAATCCCCAGCCTTGGGTTCCTGGATGTCTACCAGAATAGTAGTTTGGCATAGCGGCGTAATCAATAGAGTTGCTCAAGTCGCCAACTGCATTGATAGCGTCTTCCGATGTTAACGATGGACCGTACACTGGCAAACTAGCTGTAGCACTGTCTCCTTTAATCGCTTTGAACAGTTGCTGTTGATAGTTTCGCAAGGTATTAACCCAATTGCTATCACCGCTGTTGTTGTACTCGTTTGGTCCCTGAACGCCTGCAACTACGTCTTTACCAAGTTCCTTATTCAGAGCCACTGCTTCCTGTGGCGTGATGGTACGCGGGTCGAAGCTCAAAGTGCACCGAATGCCCTGCTTTGCCAATTCTTTCAGTCTGTCAAGGTAGCCGTTTAGATTTCTTGTACCGCCATCGCGGATGTGGCGAACGCCCAACTCCAACAACTTGGGCTTAATTAGTTCTTCGTACTTCTGGTAGTAAGCAGAATTTTGGTAATACAAATGTGTATTCACACCGATTGAGTCAACAAAAGAATCAGCACTGCGGGCTGTTTCTGATGCTGCATTTACTGAGGACACAAACAGGTTTGTGCAAAGACTCAATGTAACTCCTGCTGTACTCGCCAAGCGAAAGCTAGGCTTGACCTGATTCAGGCAAAGACCGATCATTTTATTCAAAAAATTTCTCCTTCACACCAATACAGATATAGACTTAGGAACTCAAAAATTTAATTCCCTAAATCCTCTCGTTAAAGATATCAGCTTTTTGCACCTAAAGCATATTTATCAAATCAAAAATATCGCTGGAATGCTCACCCTAGCGATGTAGTGGCTGGAACTCATAATGTTTTAGGGTTGATATTTCAGTGTAAATTTAATTACTAGCTTACCTGTATTATTCAGTAAAAATGACGTAGATTATTACAGCTAATGATGTTAACAATCTATTTCTTCGTTAATCAATTCAAACTACCTAGCCAGCTATTACCCAACAAATAAAACAGCAAGGTTATGGGGTAAGCAGCCAAACCACGCAAGAACTAATAGCTCCATGAGCTTAGTGGTTTTGCTACTCCTAAACCATTGCAGATTCACTCCTCAGCTCCTACACAATTGAATCAGCCATCAGTTAAATTAGGTGTGTCACAGTCACTACAGAAAGAAAATGTCGCTTGTGAAACCTACCATTCTCGTTACTGGCGGAGCTGGATACATTGGTTCTCATGCAGTGCTAGCACTGAAACGCGCTGGTTATGGCGTGGTTGTTCTTGACAATTTAGTGTATGGACATCGAGACTTGGTGGAAAAAGTTTTACAGGTAGAGCTAATTATCGGCGATACCAATGACCGCGCGCTGCTTGACGAGTTGTTTGCCACCCATAAGATTGCAGCGGTGATGCACTTTTCTGCCTATGCCTACGTAGGGGAATCAGTCACCGATCCTGGCAAATACTACCGCAACAACGTTGTTGGCACTCTCACCTTACTAGAAGCAATGGCGGCAGCGTCAGTGAAGACTTTTGTCTTTTCTTCTACTTGCGCCACCTACGGAGTACCGAAGACAGTCCCAATTCCTGAAGACCATCCCCAAAATCCAATTAATCCTTATGGAGCCACCAAATTAATGGTGGAGCGAATTTTAGCAGATTTTGATGGTGCCTACGGTTTGAAGTCTGTGTGTTTTCGCTACTTTAATGCTGCAGGTGCTGACCCAACTGGCTTATTGGGAGAGGACCATAACCCAGAAACGCACTTAATCCCGCTGGTACTGATGGCAGCTTTAGGCAAACGCGAATC
This window of the Chroococcidiopsis sp. CCMEE 29 genome carries:
- the ilvC gene encoding ketol-acid reductoisomerase — encoded protein: MARMYYDIDANLDLLAQKTIAIIGYGSQGHAHALNLKDSGMNVIVGLYPGSKSAEKAKSAGLTVHPVADAAKAADFIMILLPDEVQKSVYKQEIEPHLTEGKVLAFAHGFNIHFGQVVPPSNVDVVMVAPKGPGHLVRRTYEQGQGVPCLFAVYQDATGQARDRAMAYAKGIGGTRAGILETSFREETETDLFGEQAVLCGGLSALIKAGFETLVDAGYQPELAYFECLHEVKLIVDLIVEGGLAKMRDSISNTAEYGDYTRGPRIVNEQTQAEMRKILQEIQSGQFAREFVLENQAGKPGFTAMRRQEAEHPIEEVGQDLRAMFSWMKKD
- a CDS encoding amidase; translated protein: MNPVDLAFTPALEQARLVRAKEISPLELVQLYLDRIQQIDFQLGSYFTVIAEAAITDAKAKTEQLTHAVDTSELPPFFGVPISIKDLCFVAGVRCTLGSRALMNQIATYDFRVVTRIKQAGFIILGKTATPELGSLPYTEPAGFPPARNPWNLDYTPGGSSGGAAASVAAGLCAIAQGSDAGGSIRGPASCCGLVGIKPARGRVSYAPVGDRLNGLASLGPLARTVADAAALLDVMSGYVTGDPYWLPDPEPSFLAAADHPRNCQQLRVAYTTKVPPLGEADAVCQQAVLETVKLLEELGHTVEPGCPDFSGLTEPFTKVWQSGVGAAGIPKEVLQLMNRWLIEQAGSAGDYLQAVAQVQVIARSIVAFFDSIDVLVLPTYMHQPIRIGEWAELSPEETLQKIISWVGPCPPFNASGQPAIAIPTGFDSNGLPIGIQIVGRPAAETTIIALAAQLEAAKPWIQHRPAVAL
- a CDS encoding beta-ketoacyl-ACP synthase produces the protein MEVFVTGIGMVSPLGTSLEATWQKLISGKSGICLHQPFPELKTLPLGLISSQPAGLKSLTQLVVASALEDARLVPPLPDCGVVIGSSRSHQASWEQLARQTSTQTKSADVSLEHWLDTLPHMSAIAVARQVQSTGVVLAPMAACATGIWAIAQAAYLIETGQCQRVIAGAVEAPITPLTLAGFNRMGALASTGAYPFERRRQGLVLAEGATVLMLESAQLARRRAAKVYGQVLSFGLTADAYHANAPEPGSRSAIAAVKQCLERSKLSLSDIDYIHAHGTATQLNDRNEAQLIQQLFPQGVPVSSTKGATGHTLGASGALGAAFCLMALKYQLLPPCVGMQEPEFDLDLVTIPRQSETEHVLCFSFGFGGQNAVVALGRTG
- a CDS encoding peptidylprolyl isomerase; the protein is MQLKIRQWLISILILSGLVLGGCSPDQAATLSSPNSSATETTSVPTTQASSPEMKDLPVLEGKATVVMTVNGSPITIEVDGTNAQITAGNFVDLVQRGVYDGLVFHRVVRQPQPFVVQGGDPQSKDPNFPTQRLGTGGFIDPKAGAERNIPLEIKPEDAQAPIYGRTLESAGISSPPELKHTRGAVAMARSQQPNSASSQFYIALADLAFLDGSYAVFGYVTDGMNTVDQIQQGDRIESARVTQGIENLKQGNQ
- a CDS encoding photosystem I assembly protein Ycf4; the protein is MTASTTTNPDNSANAGSSASSILHQKVLGSRRFSNYWWATVVSIGATGFLLAALSSYFKVNLLPFADLSEIVFIPQGLAMGFYGVAGLLLALYLWTVTILDVGGGYNEFNKETGEVRIFRWGFPGKNRQIEINSKMEDVQAVRVEIKEGLNPRRVLYLRVKGRRNLPLTRVGQPISLTKLENEGAGLARFLGVPLEGL
- the psbD gene encoding photosystem II D2 protein (photosystem q(a) protein) translates to MTIAVGRAPSSRGWFDAIDDWLKRDRFVFIGWSGLLLFPCAYMALGGWLTGTTFVTSWYTHGIASSYLEGCNFLTVAVSTPANTMGHSLLFLWGPEAQWDFTRWCQLGGLWTFVALHGAFALIGFMLRQFEISRLVGIRPYNAIAFSAPIAVFVSVFLLYPLGQSGWFFAPSFGVAAIFRFILFVQGFHNFTLNPFHMMGVAGVLGGALLCAIHGATVENTLFEDGDSSSTFRAFNPTQAEETYSMVTANRFWSQIFGIAFSNKRWLHFFMLFVPVTGLWMASVGIVGLALNLRAYDFVSQELRAAEDPEFETFYTKNILLNEGIRAWMAPQDQPHEQFQFPEEVLPRGNAL
- the psbC gene encoding photosystem II reaction center protein CP43, producing the protein METPYNAPFGNSSLALGGGRDQESSGFAWWAGNARLINLSGKLLGAHVAHSGLIVFWAGAMTLFEVAHFIPEKPMYEQGLILLPHLAAEGWGVGVGGEVIDTFPYFVVGVLHLISSAVLGFGGIYHAVRGPDTLEEYSGFFGYDWKDKNKMTSILGFHLIILGIGAFLLVLKAMFFGGLYDTWAPGGGDVRVITNPTLNPAVIFGYVLKSPFGGEGSIVSVNNLEDVVGGHIWVGLILIFGGIFHVLTKPFAWARRAFIWSGEAYLSYSLGAVSLMAFIATCYVWFNNTVYPSEFYGPTGPEASQAQALTFLIRDQRLGANVGSAQGPTGLGKYLMRSPTGEIIFGGETMRFWDVRAPWLEPLRGPNGLDLDKIKNDIQPWQARRAAEYMTHAPLGSLNSVGGVATEINSFNFVSPRSWLACFHFVMFFFFLVGHLWHAGRARAAVAGFEKGINRETEPVLAMGPID
- a CDS encoding ABC transporter ATP-binding protein: MAQSRLSKLGSYLRPHWRQATVGILALLVVNAVGVYIPLLIRNIIDRLQVTFSFDQVLRYVALIIVLSSVMWVIRMVSRVALFGVGRQVEFDLKQKIFQHLLQLEPSYFNANTAGDLINRATSDVENIRRLLGFAVLSLANTIFAYALTLPVMLTINVELTLAAIAVYPFMLILVQLFSDRLRNEQMEVQERLSTISELIQEDMSGMALIKIYAQEENERRAFRRNNQQLLAANLKLAKTRNTLFPLVGGLAYISLLILLWLGAGQIAAGTLSVGDFLALILYVERLVFPTALLGFTITAYQRGEVSIDRIESILTVTPKIKDADNSIHLPQEQVRGRLTARHLSYTYPGSTAPALKDVNFTIKPGETVAIVGPIGSGKSTLANAIPRLLDIEAEQLFLDGYDITQLKLADLRSAIAYVPQDSFLFSTTIKNNVRYGDPLSEHSEVEYSAKQAQIHPEILNFPQQYETIVGERGITLSGGQRQRTALARALLVDAPVLILDDALSSVDNQTATEILHNLSQGTQRKTVVFISHQLSAAATADRIFVMDKGEIVQTGTHSELLQQPGLYRRLCSQNQMEELLR